From Thermus albus, one genomic window encodes:
- a CDS encoding CBS domain-containing protein, translating into MKAKDAMTSPVVTVLPETSLVEVARLMLGKGIGSVLVVDEEGHLIGIVTESDFLKERGVPFSTFRAPMLLGRFMGADGLEEALAEARRTRVEEIMTSPVHAVGPEEPLSRILDLMLAYDINHVPVVDGEGKPVGIITRFDLLRLLQPQL; encoded by the coding sequence ATGAAGGCCAAAGACGCCATGACCAGTCCTGTGGTAACCGTGCTTCCCGAAACTTCTCTGGTGGAGGTGGCCCGGCTGATGCTGGGAAAAGGCATTGGGAGCGTCCTGGTGGTGGATGAAGAGGGGCACCTGATAGGCATCGTGACCGAAAGCGATTTCCTGAAGGAACGAGGCGTGCCCTTTTCCACCTTCCGGGCCCCCATGCTCTTGGGCCGCTTTATGGGGGCCGACGGGTTGGAGGAGGCCTTGGCCGAGGCCAGGCGCACCCGGGTGGAGGAGATCATGACCAGCCCGGTGCACGCCGTGGGGCCGGAGGAACCCCTTTCTCGCATACTGGACCTCATGTTGGCCTACGATATCAACCACGTTCCTGTGGTGGACGGAGAGGGGAAACCCGTGGGGATCATTACCCGGTTTGACCTGCTTCGCCTACTCCAGCCCCAGCTATGA
- a CDS encoding sodium:calcium antiporter translates to MTGIAFLAVAAVILLAGRQVAFYGDVLAEKTGLGRTFMGLFLVGITTSLPELFNVTSAVFQDLPEIAVGNLLGASMVNFLLLTVLDAVHPRPLTARASQGHALSLGLAILLLSLAGMGLLAERGLGRIGGFALALFPLYLFALWLSFRYARRFPRDEALEEEAYAHIPLPKALGRYLLGAGVLVGAAVVLPGLAAALARETGLGQAWVGTFLVGLVTTLPEATVTLAAARLGAVDLALGNVLGSVMFNTFLLSYADLLAPGPLLAQVGGGHLFSVLVLLGMAGTVLTGLMYQSLRKLWVLAYDSWAILALYLLAASLPLVR, encoded by the coding sequence ATGACCGGGATCGCCTTCTTGGCGGTGGCGGCGGTCATCCTGCTGGCCGGGCGGCAGGTGGCCTTCTATGGGGACGTCCTGGCGGAGAAAACGGGGCTTGGCCGCACCTTCATGGGCCTTTTTCTGGTGGGCATCACCACCAGCTTGCCGGAGCTTTTCAACGTGACCAGCGCGGTTTTTCAAGATCTTCCCGAGATCGCCGTGGGGAACCTTTTGGGAGCCAGCATGGTGAACTTCCTGCTCCTCACCGTGCTGGATGCCGTCCACCCTCGTCCCCTCACCGCCCGGGCCAGCCAGGGGCATGCCCTGAGCCTGGGGCTAGCCATCCTGCTTCTGTCCTTGGCGGGAATGGGCCTTTTGGCGGAAAGGGGCTTGGGACGGATCGGGGGGTTCGCCCTGGCCCTTTTTCCCCTTTACCTTTTCGCCCTTTGGCTTTCCTTTCGCTACGCCAGGCGTTTTCCCCGCGACGAGGCCCTGGAGGAGGAGGCCTATGCCCATATCCCTTTACCGAAGGCCCTCGGCCGTTACCTGCTAGGGGCAGGGGTATTGGTGGGGGCGGCGGTGGTACTCCCGGGTTTGGCCGCGGCCCTGGCCCGGGAGACGGGGCTCGGCCAGGCCTGGGTGGGCACCTTTCTGGTGGGACTGGTCACCACCTTACCCGAGGCCACGGTGACCCTGGCCGCCGCCCGCCTGGGGGCGGTAGATCTGGCCTTGGGCAACGTGTTGGGAAGCGTCATGTTCAATACCTTTTTGCTCTCCTATGCCGACCTCCTGGCTCCTGGCCCCCTGTTAGCCCAGGTAGGGGGAGGCCACCTTTTCAGCGTTCTGGTCCTCCTGGGTATGGCGGGCACGGTGCTCACCGGGCTCATGTACCAGAGCCTGAGGAAGCTTTGGGTTCTGGCCTACGACTCCTGGGCCATCCTGGCCCTTTACCTGCTGGCGGCCTCGCTCCCCCTGGTGCGGTAG
- a CDS encoding universal stress protein, whose amino-acid sequence MYQSLLLPTDGSPAAEAGVREGLRLAKALGARVAFLYALEPLGPRLLLGPETLPYYQALVEDLRQEGLAALDRATHMAEEMGVGFEAHLLEGRAAEVILKEVMKHDLVVMATHGRTGLDAVLLGSVTQEVVRRSPKPVLVVPYRTRGSEAASR is encoded by the coding sequence ATGTACCAAAGCCTCCTCCTTCCCACCGATGGAAGTCCAGCAGCGGAAGCTGGGGTAAGGGAGGGCCTCCGCCTGGCCAAGGCCCTGGGGGCCCGGGTGGCCTTTCTCTACGCCCTCGAGCCCCTAGGGCCCAGGCTTCTCCTTGGCCCCGAGACCCTTCCCTACTACCAGGCCCTGGTGGAGGACCTGCGCCAGGAAGGTTTGGCCGCCCTGGACCGGGCCACCCACATGGCAGAAGAGATGGGAGTGGGCTTTGAAGCCCATCTCCTGGAGGGACGGGCAGCGGAGGTGATCCTAAAGGAAGTCATGAAGCACGACCTTGTGGTCATGGCCACCCATGGGCGCACGGGGCTGGATGCGGTGCTTTTGGGCAGCGTCACCCAGGAGGTGGTCCGCCGAAGCCCCAAGCCCGTCTTGGTGGTGCCCTACCGCACCAGGGGGAGCGAGGCCGCCAGCAGGTAA
- a CDS encoding ribonuclease J, translating into MESQERKPRKRRRRRPPDVTPIAPGEGRDHVEIVPLGGMGEIGKNITAFRFRDEIFVLDGGLAFPDEGMPGVDLLIPRVDYLIENRHLIKAWVLTHGHEDHIGGLPFILPMVFGKESQVPIYGAKLTLGLLRGKLEEFGLRPGSFNLKEISPDDRIAVGRYFTLDLFRMTHSIPDNSGLVIRTPIGTIVHTGDFKLDATPIDGKVSHLAKVAQAGAEGVLLLIADSTNAERPGYTPSEMEIAKELDRVIGRAPGRVFVTTFASHIHRIQAVIWAAEKYGRKVAMEGRSMVRFSRIALELGYLKVKDRLYALEEVKDLPDHQVLILATGSQGQPMSVLHRLAFEGHAKMAIKPGDTVILSSSPIPGNEEAVNRVINRLYALGAYVLYPPTYKVHASGHASQEELKLILNLTTPRFFMPWHGEVRHQTNFKWLAESMSRPPEKTLIGENGAVYRLTRESFEKVAAVPSGVLYVDGLGVGDITEEILADRQHMAEEGIVVITALAGRDPVVEVVSRGFVKAGERLLGEVKRMALEALQNGVREKKSLERIRDDIYYPVKKFLKKATGRDPVILPVVIEG; encoded by the coding sequence ATGGAAAGCCAAGAGCGCAAACCACGGAAACGACGGCGCAGAAGACCGCCCGACGTCACCCCCATTGCGCCTGGGGAGGGCAGGGACCACGTAGAGATCGTGCCCCTAGGGGGTATGGGGGAGATCGGTAAGAACATCACCGCTTTTCGCTTCCGGGACGAGATCTTCGTGCTGGATGGGGGGCTAGCCTTCCCCGATGAGGGGATGCCCGGGGTGGACCTCCTTATCCCCCGGGTGGACTACCTCATAGAAAACCGCCACCTCATCAAGGCCTGGGTGCTCACCCACGGCCACGAGGACCACATCGGGGGGCTTCCCTTCATCCTCCCCATGGTGTTTGGCAAGGAGAGCCAGGTACCCATTTATGGCGCCAAGCTCACCCTGGGGCTTCTAAGGGGAAAGCTGGAGGAGTTCGGCCTTAGGCCAGGAAGCTTCAACCTCAAGGAGATCAGCCCCGACGACCGCATCGCGGTAGGCCGCTACTTCACCCTAGACCTCTTCCGCATGACCCACTCCATCCCCGACAACTCCGGCCTGGTGATCCGCACCCCCATTGGCACCATCGTGCACACCGGGGACTTCAAGCTGGACGCCACCCCCATTGACGGGAAGGTATCCCACCTGGCCAAGGTGGCCCAGGCGGGTGCCGAGGGCGTTTTGCTCCTCATCGCCGACTCCACCAACGCGGAGCGGCCTGGCTACACCCCGAGCGAGATGGAGATCGCCAAGGAGCTGGACCGGGTGATCGGCCGCGCCCCAGGCAGGGTCTTCGTCACCACCTTCGCCAGCCACATCCACCGCATCCAAGCCGTGATCTGGGCGGCGGAGAAGTACGGGCGCAAGGTGGCCATGGAGGGGCGGAGCATGGTGCGCTTTAGCCGTATCGCCCTGGAGCTGGGCTACCTTAAGGTGAAGGACCGCCTCTATGCCCTCGAGGAGGTGAAGGACCTGCCCGATCACCAGGTCCTCATCCTGGCCACGGGAAGCCAGGGCCAGCCCATGTCCGTCCTCCATCGCCTGGCCTTTGAGGGGCACGCCAAGATGGCCATCAAGCCCGGGGACACGGTGATCCTCTCCAGCAGCCCCATCCCCGGCAACGAGGAGGCGGTGAACCGGGTCATCAATCGCCTCTACGCCCTAGGGGCCTACGTCCTTTACCCTCCCACCTACAAGGTCCACGCCTCCGGCCACGCCTCCCAGGAGGAGCTCAAGCTCATCCTGAACCTCACCACCCCCCGTTTCTTCATGCCCTGGCACGGGGAGGTGCGCCACCAGACCAACTTCAAGTGGCTGGCGGAGTCCATGAGCCGCCCGCCGGAAAAGACCCTCATTGGGGAAAACGGGGCCGTCTACCGCCTCACCCGGGAAAGCTTTGAGAAGGTGGCGGCGGTTCCTTCTGGAGTGCTCTATGTGGATGGTCTGGGCGTGGGGGACATCACGGAGGAGATCCTGGCCGACCGCCAGCACATGGCGGAGGAGGGGATCGTGGTCATCACCGCCCTGGCGGGGCGCGATCCCGTGGTGGAGGTGGTTTCCCGGGGCTTCGTCAAAGCCGGGGAACGGCTATTGGGTGAGGTGAAGCGCATGGCCCTCGAGGCCCTGCAAAACGGGGTGCGGGAGAAAAAGTCCTTAGAGCGCATCCGCGACGACATCTACTACCCGGTGAAGAAGTTCTTGAAAAAGGCCACGGGACGCGACCCGGTGATCCTGCCCGTGGTGATTGAGGGGTAA
- the pnp gene encoding polyribonucleotide nucleotidyltransferase: MAEATPNTPQAHRYETQVAGRLLVLETGKYAKQASGSVLVRYGDTVVLATAQASEEPIEADFLPLTVEFEERHYAVGKIPGSFMRREGRPGEKAILSARMTDRPIRPLFPKGFRHEVQVIVTVLSADQKNPPDILGPTAASAALMLSDIPWEGPVAAVRVGLIGGQFILNPTLQELSESALDLVVAGSRDAILMVEAGALEVDEETLVQALEFAHREMQPILDLQEAMARALGKPKMAWTPPESLSEEEKEAFYRLALDRGLSAVLQTASKGERSRALEAFAESLILEALPKGEDGTLDESRKPLYESAFAEMVRKELRRLVLEEGKRADGRTPKDLRPIWIEVDVLPRTHGSAVFTRGETQVLGTVTLGTGRDEQIIDDLGIDETEKFLVHYNFPPFSTGEVKRLRGVSRREVGHGNLAKRALKAVLPPEEAFPYTIRVVGDVLESNGSSSMATVCAGCLALMDAGVPIRAPVAGVAMGLVWEGERSVILTDILGLEDALGDMDFKVAVTRKGVTALQMDNKVGGLPREVLKEALMQAREARLRILDLMESVLPAPRPELKPFAPRILSLKVPVEKIGLVIGPGGKNVRALEELGVEVDIEEDGTVRIYSSDMEAAQRAKKRIEELTMEAKVGEIYEGTVTKITPFGAFISLFPGTEGLLHISQIAPGRVERVEDHLKVGDVIKVKVHRIDERGKIDLIRPELEGKIPPRRRS, encoded by the coding sequence ATGGCAGAAGCCACGCCCAACACACCCCAAGCCCATCGGTACGAAACCCAGGTGGCCGGCCGCCTCTTGGTCCTAGAGACGGGGAAATACGCCAAGCAGGCTTCCGGCTCGGTCCTGGTACGCTATGGCGACACCGTGGTCTTGGCCACGGCCCAGGCCTCGGAAGAACCCATAGAGGCAGACTTTCTCCCCCTCACCGTGGAGTTTGAGGAGCGGCACTACGCCGTGGGCAAGATTCCCGGAAGCTTCATGCGCCGGGAGGGGCGGCCGGGGGAAAAGGCCATCCTTTCCGCCCGCATGACCGATAGGCCCATCCGCCCCCTCTTCCCCAAGGGGTTCCGGCACGAGGTCCAGGTGATCGTCACCGTGCTCTCCGCCGACCAGAAGAACCCTCCGGACATCCTGGGGCCCACGGCGGCCAGCGCCGCCCTCATGCTCTCGGACATCCCCTGGGAAGGCCCTGTGGCGGCGGTACGGGTAGGCCTCATCGGGGGGCAGTTTATCCTAAACCCCACCTTGCAGGAGCTTTCGGAAAGCGCCCTGGACCTGGTGGTGGCGGGAAGCCGGGACGCCATCCTCATGGTGGAGGCCGGCGCCCTCGAGGTGGACGAGGAAACCCTGGTCCAGGCCCTGGAGTTCGCCCATCGGGAGATGCAGCCCATCCTGGACCTGCAAGAGGCCATGGCCCGGGCCCTGGGTAAGCCCAAGATGGCCTGGACCCCTCCGGAAAGCCTCAGCGAGGAGGAAAAGGAGGCCTTCTACCGCCTGGCCCTGGATAGGGGGCTTTCCGCGGTCCTGCAAACCGCCAGCAAGGGGGAGAGGAGCCGGGCCCTCGAGGCCTTTGCGGAAAGCCTTATCCTCGAGGCCTTGCCCAAGGGGGAGGACGGCACCCTTGACGAAAGCAGAAAACCCCTCTACGAAAGCGCCTTCGCCGAGATGGTGCGCAAGGAGCTGAGGCGGTTGGTCCTGGAGGAGGGCAAGCGGGCGGATGGCCGTACACCCAAGGACCTCCGGCCCATCTGGATCGAGGTGGACGTCCTCCCCCGCACCCACGGCTCCGCCGTCTTCACCCGGGGGGAAACCCAGGTACTGGGCACCGTCACCCTGGGCACAGGCCGGGATGAGCAGATCATTGACGACCTGGGGATTGACGAGACGGAGAAGTTCCTGGTCCACTACAACTTCCCCCCCTTCTCCACCGGGGAGGTGAAGCGCCTAAGGGGGGTTTCCCGGCGCGAGGTGGGGCACGGCAACCTGGCCAAACGGGCCCTCAAGGCCGTCCTACCCCCGGAGGAGGCCTTCCCCTACACCATCCGGGTGGTGGGGGACGTGCTGGAGTCCAACGGCAGTAGCTCCATGGCCACGGTTTGCGCCGGCTGCCTGGCCCTCATGGATGCCGGGGTGCCCATCCGGGCCCCGGTGGCCGGGGTGGCCATGGGCCTGGTGTGGGAAGGGGAGCGGTCGGTGATCCTCACCGACATCCTGGGGCTGGAGGACGCCCTTGGGGACATGGACTTCAAGGTGGCGGTGACCCGAAAAGGGGTCACGGCGCTTCAGATGGACAACAAGGTGGGCGGGCTTCCCCGGGAGGTGCTGAAGGAGGCCCTCATGCAGGCCCGGGAGGCCCGGCTTCGGATTCTGGACCTCATGGAAAGCGTCCTCCCCGCCCCGCGCCCCGAGCTCAAGCCCTTCGCCCCCCGGATCCTCTCCTTGAAGGTGCCCGTGGAGAAGATTGGCCTGGTCATTGGGCCTGGGGGGAAGAACGTGCGGGCCCTCGAGGAGCTAGGGGTAGAGGTGGACATCGAGGAGGACGGTACGGTGCGCATCTACTCCAGCGACATGGAGGCCGCCCAAAGGGCTAAGAAGCGCATTGAGGAGCTCACCATGGAGGCCAAGGTGGGCGAGATCTACGAGGGCACCGTCACCAAGATCACCCCCTTCGGGGCCTTCATCAGCCTCTTTCCGGGCACCGAGGGCCTTTTGCACATCAGTCAAATCGCCCCCGGGCGTGTGGAACGGGTGGAGGACCACCTCAAGGTGGGGGACGTGATCAAGGTCAAGGTGCACCGCATCGACGAGCGGGGCAAGATCGACCTCATCCGCCCCGAGCTCGAGGGCAAGATTCCCCCCAGGCGGCGGAGCTAG
- the rpsO gene encoding 30S ribosomal protein S15, which translates to MPISKEEKQKVIEEFARFPGDTGSTEVQVALLTLRINRLSEHLKVHKHDHHSHRGLLMMVGQRRRLLRYLEREDPERYQALVEKLGLRK; encoded by the coding sequence ATGCCCATCAGCAAAGAGGAGAAGCAAAAGGTCATAGAGGAGTTCGCCCGCTTCCCCGGGGACACGGGGAGCACCGAGGTGCAGGTGGCCTTGCTCACCTTGCGCATCAACCGGCTTTCCGAGCACCTGAAGGTGCACAAGCACGACCACCACTCCCATCGGGGTCTTTTGATGATGGTAGGGCAGCGGCGCAGGCTTCTGCGCTACCTGGAGCGGGAAGACCCCGAGCGCTACCAGGCCCTGGTTGAGAAACTGGGCCTGAGGAAGTAA
- a CDS encoding MFS transporter, protein MKLPLQVYLLGLVSFLMDVASEMVYPLLPLFLTSLGAGAGVLGLVEGIAEATASLFKVVGGRISDRLGRRKPLLLLGYGLPAFLRPILALAQSPAHVLLYRFLDRTGKGLRTAPRDALLAESVDQGAFGRAYGLHRGLDTLGATVGPFLAFLLLPQLGIRGVFWASAIPAFLAFMALFWVREAKAPRARTPLPPLRLTYLGTLPVPYRRFLLVSGLFALALSSNAFLLLRLKELGLTPEAVTLAYTGYNLLYALLAYPLGSLADRVGLRRVVAWGFGLYALVYLGFALAKTALAGVALLLLYALYSAAFEGASRAYLATLVPQETKATAIGLYHTVVGVLLLPASVIFGFLWQSYGPGLAFGVGAGLALLALTLFLLDGKRRRP, encoded by the coding sequence ATGAAGCTTCCTCTTCAGGTATACCTGTTGGGCCTTGTCAGCTTCCTCATGGATGTGGCCAGCGAGATGGTCTATCCCCTGCTACCCCTTTTTCTGACCAGCCTAGGGGCGGGCGCAGGGGTGCTGGGCTTGGTGGAGGGCATCGCCGAGGCCACGGCCAGCCTCTTCAAGGTGGTGGGCGGAAGGATTTCCGACCGCTTGGGCCGAAGAAAACCCTTACTCCTCCTGGGATATGGCTTGCCCGCCTTCCTGAGACCCATTTTGGCCCTAGCCCAAAGCCCTGCCCATGTGCTCCTCTACCGTTTCCTGGACCGCACCGGTAAGGGCTTGCGCACCGCACCCCGTGATGCCTTACTGGCGGAGAGCGTGGACCAGGGTGCCTTTGGCCGGGCCTACGGCCTCCACCGGGGCCTGGACACCCTGGGAGCCACCGTAGGCCCCTTCTTGGCCTTTCTCCTCCTACCCCAACTGGGAATCCGGGGCGTGTTTTGGGCGTCGGCTATCCCGGCCTTTCTGGCCTTCATGGCCCTCTTTTGGGTACGGGAGGCCAAGGCCCCACGGGCCAGAACCCCCCTACCCCCCCTCCGCCTCACCTACTTAGGTACCCTTCCCGTCCCGTACCGCCGGTTTCTCCTGGTCTCCGGCCTCTTCGCCTTGGCCCTCTCCTCCAATGCCTTTCTGCTCCTTCGCCTGAAGGAGCTGGGTCTAACCCCAGAGGCCGTGACCCTGGCCTACACGGGCTACAACCTTCTCTACGCTCTGCTGGCCTATCCTCTGGGTAGCCTGGCGGACCGGGTGGGCTTAAGGCGGGTGGTGGCATGGGGGTTTGGCCTCTACGCCCTGGTGTATCTGGGCTTTGCCCTGGCAAAAACCGCCCTGGCAGGTGTGGCCCTACTTCTCCTCTATGCCCTTTATTCGGCTGCCTTCGAGGGAGCCAGCCGGGCCTATCTGGCCACCTTGGTACCCCAGGAAACGAAGGCCACCGCCATCGGACTCTACCACACGGTGGTGGGGGTTTTGCTCTTGCCGGCCAGCGTGATCTTCGGCTTTCTTTGGCAGAGCTACGGACCCGGGCTGGCCTTCGGCGTGGGAGCGGGCCTGGCCCTTTTGGCCCTCACCCTCTTCCTGCTTGACGGAAAGAGGAGGAGGCCCTAA
- a CDS encoding b(o/a)3-type cytochrome-c oxidase subunit 1, whose product MAVRSSDISRIYEAYPEKKATLYFLVLGFIAVIIGSLFGPFQALNYGNVDAYPLLKRLLPFVQSYYQGLTLHGVLNAIVFTQLFAQASMVYLPARELNMRPNMGLMWLSWWMAFIGLVMAALPLLANEATVLYTFYPPLQGHWAFYLGASIFVLSTWVSIYIVLDLWRRWKAQHPGQVTPLATYMAVVFWLMWFIASIGLVLEAVLFLLPWSFGLSKGVDPLIARTLFWWTGHPIVYFWLIPAYAIIYTVLPKQAGGKLVSDPMARLAFLLFLLLSTPVGFHHQFADPGIDPTWKMIHSILTMFVAVPSLMTAFTVAASLEFAGRMRGGKGLLGWIAKLPWGNPAFVAPVLGLIGFIPGGAGGLVNASFTLDYVVHNTAWIPGHFHLQVASLVTLTAMGSLWWLIPNLTGKPISDAQRRLGLAVVWLWFLGMMLMALGLHWQGLLNVPRRAYIAQVPDAYTHAAVPMVFNILAGIILLVALILFIYGLFSVLLGRERRVELAEAPVPFAEVISGPEDRPLVQAMDRIGFWFLVAVILVLLAYGPTLVQLFSNLNPVPGMRLW is encoded by the coding sequence ATGGCGGTGCGCAGCTCAGACATTAGCCGCATATACGAGGCTTACCCGGAGAAAAAGGCTACCCTTTACTTCCTGGTCCTGGGCTTCATTGCCGTCATCATCGGAAGCCTTTTCGGTCCCTTCCAGGCCCTGAACTATGGCAACGTGGACGCCTATCCTCTCCTTAAGCGCCTCCTCCCCTTCGTCCAGTCCTACTACCAAGGCCTTACCCTGCACGGGGTGCTGAATGCCATCGTCTTCACCCAGCTATTTGCCCAGGCCAGCATGGTCTATCTACCTGCCAGGGAGCTGAACATGCGCCCTAACATGGGGCTCATGTGGCTCTCCTGGTGGATGGCCTTTATCGGCCTGGTAATGGCGGCCTTGCCCTTGTTGGCCAACGAGGCCACCGTCCTTTACACCTTTTACCCTCCCCTTCAGGGCCACTGGGCCTTTTACCTGGGGGCCAGCATCTTCGTGCTCTCCACCTGGGTGAGCATCTACATCGTTCTTGACCTCTGGCGGCGCTGGAAGGCCCAGCACCCCGGCCAGGTAACCCCCTTGGCCACCTATATGGCGGTGGTCTTCTGGCTCATGTGGTTTATCGCCTCCATCGGCCTGGTCCTGGAGGCGGTGCTCTTCCTCCTCCCCTGGTCCTTCGGCCTCAGCAAAGGGGTTGATCCCCTGATCGCCCGCACCCTCTTCTGGTGGACAGGCCACCCCATCGTCTACTTCTGGCTCATACCGGCCTACGCCATCATCTACACCGTGCTGCCCAAACAGGCGGGGGGCAAACTGGTATCCGACCCCATGGCCCGCCTGGCCTTCCTCCTCTTCCTGCTTCTCTCCACCCCCGTGGGCTTCCACCACCAGTTCGCTGACCCTGGGATCGACCCCACCTGGAAGATGATCCACTCCATCCTCACCATGTTCGTGGCCGTGCCCAGCCTGATGACCGCCTTCACCGTCGCGGCCAGCTTGGAGTTTGCTGGAAGAATGCGGGGTGGCAAAGGGCTTTTAGGCTGGATCGCAAAGTTGCCTTGGGGCAATCCCGCCTTTGTAGCCCCCGTACTGGGCCTTATCGGCTTTATCCCCGGTGGTGCGGGAGGCTTGGTGAATGCCAGCTTCACCCTAGACTACGTGGTCCACAATACCGCGTGGATTCCCGGCCACTTCCACCTGCAGGTGGCGAGCTTGGTAACCCTTACCGCCATGGGCTCCCTGTGGTGGCTCATCCCTAACCTCACCGGAAAGCCCATCTCCGATGCGCAAAGGCGCCTGGGGCTGGCGGTGGTCTGGCTTTGGTTCCTTGGCATGATGCTCATGGCCCTGGGCCTCCACTGGCAGGGGCTCCTTAACGTGCCCCGCCGGGCCTACATTGCCCAGGTACCGGATGCGTACACCCATGCGGCTGTCCCCATGGTCTTCAACATCCTGGCGGGTATCATCCTTCTGGTGGCCCTCATCCTCTTCATCTACGGCCTCTTCAGCGTTCTCCTGGGCCGGGAGCGCCGGGTGGAGCTGGCCGAGGCCCCGGTACCCTTCGCCGAAGTGATCTCAGGCCCGGAGGACCGCCCCCTGGTACAGGCCATGGACCGCATCGGCTTCTGGTTCCTGGTGGCGGTGATCCTGGTGCTTTTGGCCTACGGCCCTACCCTGGTACAACTCTTCAGCAACCTCAACCCAGTGCCTGGCATGCGCCTTTGGTAG
- a CDS encoding cupredoxin domain-containing protein: protein MVDEHKAHKAILAYEKGWLAFSLVMLVVFIALIAYTLATHSAGVIPAGKLEHVDPTKVRTEGPWADPTQAVVQTGPNQYTVYALAFAFGYQPNPIEVPKGAEIIFKLTSPDVIHGFHVEGTNINVEVLPGEVSTVRYTFKKAGEYRIICNQYCGIGHQNMFGKIVVKE from the coding sequence ATGGTGGACGAGCACAAGGCCCACAAGGCAATCCTGGCCTACGAGAAGGGCTGGCTGGCCTTCTCCTTGGTGATGTTGGTGGTCTTTATCGCCCTTATCGCCTATACCTTGGCCACCCATAGCGCCGGGGTCATCCCTGCAGGGAAACTGGAGCACGTGGACCCCACCAAGGTGCGGACGGAAGGCCCTTGGGCTGACCCTACCCAGGCGGTGGTTCAGACGGGCCCCAACCAGTACACGGTCTACGCCTTGGCCTTCGCCTTTGGGTACCAACCCAACCCCATAGAGGTTCCCAAGGGGGCCGAGATCATCTTCAAGCTCACCAGCCCCGACGTCATCCACGGCTTCCACGTGGAGGGCACCAACATCAACGTGGAGGTCCTCCCCGGGGAGGTTTCCACGGTGCGGTACACCTTCAAGAAAGCCGGCGAGTACCGCATCATCTGCAACCAGTACTGCGGCATAGGCCACCAGAACATGTTTGGCAAAATCGTGGTGAAGGAGTGA
- a CDS encoding cytochrome c oxidase subunit 2A: MEEKPVGAMGVIVVLTLTILVFWLGVYFTFFARG, translated from the coding sequence ATGGAGGAAAAACCGGTCGGCGCCATGGGAGTGATAGTGGTTCTTACCCTCACCATTTTGGTCTTCTGGCTGGGGGTATACTTCACCTTCTTCGCAAGGGGGTAG
- a CDS encoding GTP-binding protein — protein MSTINFANREINFKIVYYGPGLSGKTTNLKWIYSRIPEGRKGEMVSLATEDERTLFFDFLPLDLGEVKGFKTRFHLYTVPGQVFYNASRKLILRGVDGIVFVADSAPNRLRANAESMRNMRENLAEYGLRVEDIPVVLQVNKRDLPDALPVEMIQAVVDPQGRFPVFEAVATEGKGVFETLKEVSRLVLARVGST, from the coding sequence ATGAGCACCATCAACTTCGCCAACCGCGAGATCAACTTCAAAATCGTCTACTACGGCCCGGGGCTATCCGGAAAAACCACCAACCTGAAATGGATTTATAGCAGAATCCCGGAGGGGCGCAAGGGTGAGATGGTTTCCTTGGCCACCGAGGACGAACGCACCCTCTTCTTTGACTTCCTTCCCCTGGACCTCGGCGAGGTCAAAGGCTTCAAGACCCGTTTTCACCTCTATACCGTCCCCGGCCAGGTCTTCTACAACGCCAGCCGCAAGCTCATCCTTAGGGGGGTAGATGGCATCGTATTCGTGGCCGACTCCGCCCCCAACCGGCTCAGGGCCAACGCGGAGAGCATGCGCAACATGCGAGAGAATCTGGCCGAGTACGGGCTTAGGGTAGAGGATATCCCCGTGGTGCTCCAGGTGAATAAGCGGGATCTTCCCGACGCCTTGCCCGTGGAAATGATCCAGGCGGTGGTGGATCCCCAAGGGCGCTTCCCCGTGTTTGAAGCGGTGGCCACCGAAGGCAAGGGGGTGTTTGAAACCCTCAAGGAAGTAAGCCGCCTGGTCCTGGCCAGGGTAGGCAGCACCTAA
- a CDS encoding roadblock/LC7 domain-containing protein, which translates to MVEPSLVLYGALYQRAMDVLQETLQETGARYALLIDRKGFVLAHKEALWAPKPPPLDSLATLVAGNAAATQALAKLLGEARFQEVVHQGERMGLYVDEAGEFALLVLVFDENAPLGKVKLHGKRAAEALARLAEEALANPPKLNLDTQYREEAKALLDELLGN; encoded by the coding sequence ATGGTGGAACCCTCCTTGGTCCTCTATGGGGCCCTGTACCAGCGGGCCATGGACGTGCTACAGGAAACCCTGCAGGAAACCGGGGCCCGCTATGCGCTCCTGATAGACCGAAAAGGATTCGTCCTGGCCCACAAGGAAGCCCTCTGGGCCCCCAAGCCCCCGCCCCTGGACTCCCTGGCCACCTTGGTGGCGGGCAACGCTGCCGCCACCCAGGCCCTGGCCAAACTGTTGGGCGAGGCCCGCTTCCAGGAAGTGGTGCACCAGGGGGAACGCATGGGGCTATACGTGGACGAAGCCGGCGAGTTTGCCCTTTTGGTCTTGGTCTTTGACGAAAACGCTCCCTTGGGCAAGGTCAAGCTCCACGGCAAACGGGCTGCGGAGGCCCTAGCCCGGTTAGCGGAGGAGGCCTTGGCCAACCCCCCCAAGCTCAACCTAGACACCCAGTACCGCGAGGAAGCCAAGGCCCTCTTGGACGAACTCTTGGGCAACTAG